In one window of Lewinella sp. 4G2 DNA:
- a CDS encoding protein-L-isoaspartate(D-aspartate) O-methyltransferase, with amino-acid sequence MDTYRHRGQRRQLIDELRATGRFSEKVLKVMGIIPRHAFLESGFHGWAYRDEAFPIDCDQTISQPSTVAWQSTELQVLPRQHVLEIGTGSGYQAAVLSVLGGRVFTVERHAPLYKKAKLTLKKLRLDHIRCFLRDGNKGLPEFAPFDRIMATAGAESVPEKLKEQLKVGGIMIIPVGPEGKEQRLLKIVRTSKDNWTEEDLGSCQFVPFAQGLVK; translated from the coding sequence TTGGATACTTACCGACACCGAGGACAGCGGCGCCAACTTATCGATGAGCTACGGGCTACGGGTCGCTTCAGTGAGAAGGTGCTTAAAGTGATGGGAATTATTCCCCGCCACGCTTTCCTCGAAAGTGGATTCCACGGCTGGGCCTACCGCGACGAGGCCTTTCCGATTGATTGCGACCAGACCATTTCCCAACCTTCCACCGTGGCGTGGCAGAGTACGGAGTTGCAGGTGCTGCCCCGGCAACACGTCCTGGAAATTGGTACGGGTTCCGGTTATCAGGCGGCCGTGCTGTCCGTTTTAGGTGGACGTGTCTTTACCGTCGAACGCCACGCACCACTCTACAAGAAAGCTAAACTGACGCTCAAGAAATTGCGGTTGGATCACATCCGCTGCTTCTTACGCGATGGTAACAAGGGACTACCCGAATTCGCTCCGTTCGACCGCATCATGGCCACTGCCGGAGCGGAATCCGTCCCCGAAAAGTTAAAGGAACAACTGAAGGTTGGTGGCATAATGATCATTCCCGTCGGCCCGGAAGGTAAGGAACAACGATTGCTCAAGATCGTCCGCACGAGCAAGGACAACTGGACTGAGGAAGACCTTGGCAGTTGTCAATTCGTCCCTTTTGCCCAAGGACTGGTTAAATAA